The proteins below are encoded in one region of Paludisphaera mucosa:
- a CDS encoding Ig-like domain-containing protein, whose translation MFPTAGIYSVRIGVTDTANLTMFATSSISIVEPYSIIAAPVAISGGLGTTPFSGPVATFATTRPNSSIADFSAVIQWGDGSSSPGDIKGGPSSFTVSGSHPYESAGTFTTSISIVGVGDAPSGSTMGTATITAPSSGVTASGRTFVASAGQTINSGAPADDVVIATFTDPSPTAVGTYSALIDWGGGRTGPGAIRLEAGTSDQFEVRGTISYDSARSYPVKVAIYKSGSPFATASSTAQVVNTGASFSFTAGLAIAPGNGPNAANGYTLTNRPTFAGTATPYATVQLYARPTIADATIPIGSGVADGSGAWSVQSTPLADGAYAVTAVQTPPAGYPGEPVSLAANQGRVVVDTVAPQVVGVATDRSGRVTVLFRDESSGMDASTLHDAGDYALLGKRSSVIRPTSATLESVGASPTDAAVVSLALPGGRRTRSAFGRLRIDAAAAGGAGATDLAGNAVAPFVASLGRGRTVKPAARRRAR comes from the coding sequence GTGTTCCCGACGGCGGGGATCTACAGCGTCCGCATCGGCGTGACGGACACGGCCAATCTCACCATGTTCGCGACCAGCTCGATCTCGATCGTCGAACCTTACTCGATCATCGCAGCCCCGGTCGCAATCTCCGGCGGCCTGGGGACCACGCCCTTCAGCGGCCCCGTGGCCACCTTCGCGACGACGAGGCCGAACTCGAGCATCGCCGATTTCTCAGCCGTGATCCAGTGGGGCGACGGTTCGAGCAGTCCAGGCGATATCAAGGGCGGGCCGTCGAGCTTCACCGTCTCGGGGAGCCACCCTTACGAGAGCGCCGGCACGTTCACGACCAGCATCTCGATCGTCGGGGTGGGGGACGCGCCGAGCGGGTCGACGATGGGTACTGCGACCATCACGGCGCCGTCCAGCGGCGTGACGGCCTCCGGCCGAACGTTCGTGGCCTCGGCGGGCCAGACCATCAACTCCGGGGCCCCGGCCGACGACGTGGTGATCGCGACCTTCACCGACCCGTCGCCGACGGCGGTCGGGACGTACTCGGCCCTGATCGACTGGGGAGGAGGGCGGACGGGGCCGGGCGCGATCAGGTTGGAAGCCGGGACGAGCGACCAATTCGAGGTCCGGGGGACGATCTCGTACGATTCGGCCAGGTCGTACCCGGTGAAGGTGGCGATCTACAAGTCGGGTTCCCCGTTCGCGACGGCCTCGTCCACGGCGCAGGTGGTGAACACCGGGGCGAGCTTCTCGTTCACGGCGGGGCTGGCGATCGCGCCGGGCAACGGCCCGAACGCGGCGAACGGGTACACGCTGACCAACCGGCCGACGTTCGCCGGGACGGCGACGCCGTACGCGACGGTGCAACTCTACGCCAGGCCGACGATCGCCGACGCGACGATCCCGATCGGGTCGGGGGTGGCCGACGGCTCGGGGGCGTGGTCGGTCCAGTCGACCCCGCTGGCCGACGGTGCGTATGCGGTGACGGCCGTGCAGACGCCGCCCGCGGGATATCCCGGTGAGCCGGTTTCGCTCGCCGCGAACCAGGGGCGAGTCGTGGTGGACACGGTCGCGCCGCAGGTCGTCGGCGTGGCGACGGACCGGTCGGGCCGCGTGACGGTCCTGTTCCGGGACGAATCGAGCGGGATGGACGCGTCCACCCTGCACGACGCCGGCGATTACGCCCTGCTGGGCAAGAGGTCGTCCGTCATACGCCCGACGTCCGCGACGTTGGAGTCGGTGGGGGCCTCGCCGACGGACGCGGCCGTGGTCTCGCTGGCCCTGCCGGGGGGGCGCCGAACACGCTCGGCGTTCGGCCGGCTCCGGATCGACGCGGCCGCCGCCGGCGGGGCGGGCGCGACCGACCTGGCCGGCAACGCGGTCGCCCCCTTCGTCGCCTCGCTGGGCCGGGGCCGGACCGTCAAGCCCGCCGCCCGCAGGCGGGCCCGCTGA
- a CDS encoding SAM-dependent methyltransferase, giving the protein MVERSAGRGRLIAVGTGIRIVGQITTEAIAWIRRADRVFTLISDPVADETIRRLNPGGVESLSTFYEDRKPREITYRQMAGRVMECVREGSITCIASYGHPGVFADPVHEAVRRAREEGFPAQILPAISAEDCLFADLGVDPARSGCQSYDATDFLVHGRMIDPSSCLILWQIGAVGEPLFRADGYPLSLLPILVDRLARIHPLGHVGYLYEAPAHLGAGPMIRAVALGSLTGERFSTSSTLYIPPSRPPRPDPDVVARINSMRGQ; this is encoded by the coding sequence ATGGTGGAGCGTTCCGCGGGGCGGGGGAGACTGATCGCCGTCGGCACGGGGATCCGGATCGTGGGGCAGATCACGACCGAGGCGATCGCCTGGATCCGCCGGGCCGACCGGGTCTTCACCCTCATCAGCGACCCCGTGGCCGACGAGACGATCCGGCGGCTCAACCCGGGAGGGGTCGAATCGCTCTCGACGTTCTACGAGGATCGGAAGCCACGCGAGATCACCTACCGCCAGATGGCTGGGCGTGTCATGGAATGTGTCCGTGAAGGTTCGATAACCTGCATCGCCTCCTACGGTCACCCGGGAGTCTTCGCCGACCCCGTCCACGAGGCCGTCCGCCGGGCCCGAGAGGAGGGCTTCCCGGCGCAGATCCTGCCGGCGATCTCCGCCGAGGATTGCTTGTTCGCCGACCTCGGCGTCGACCCGGCCCGGTCCGGGTGCCAATCCTACGATGCGACCGACTTTCTAGTCCACGGTCGGATGATCGACCCGTCATCATGTCTGATCCTCTGGCAGATCGGTGCCGTTGGCGAGCCGCTCTTTCGGGCCGACGGCTACCCGCTCTCGCTGCTGCCGATACTGGTCGATCGACTGGCCCGGATCCACCCCCTCGGCCACGTCGGCTACCTCTACGAGGCGCCAGCCCACCTCGGCGCGGGGCCGATGATCCGTGCCGTCGCGCTAGGCTCGCTGACCGGCGAGCGATTCTCCACCTCGTCGACCCTCTACATCCCCCCATCCCGCCCGCCCAGACCCGACCCGGATGTCGTCGCCCGGATCAATTCGATGAGGGGCCAATGA